From Aquisalimonas asiatica, the proteins below share one genomic window:
- a CDS encoding alpha/beta fold hydrolase, producing the protein MSEPRFIDTNRGRFAYRVAGDPDGAPVVMLHGWPESSYCWEPLVSRLPEGFRVIAPDLRGLGDSTRSGEPDAYAKQALAMDVIDLLDVLGVNEFQLIGHDWGGVVAQEVAIAIPERVRRLVIMNITLINNARGNAEAIAAIRQKGARHQWYQHFQQQPGLAEAMIPGNERVWLSTFLQCSDGSPFPADALNEYVRYYSLPETPRAGANYYRAMGIDQKRWETLSDHVYPMPSLYVHGNRDPVVIAAFLNHAESCFRDLRIESVAAGHFLQEEAPDAVAGHIRAFLEPAGA; encoded by the coding sequence TTGTCCGAACCCAGATTCATCGACACCAACCGAGGTCGTTTCGCTTACCGGGTGGCCGGAGACCCTGACGGCGCACCGGTGGTCATGCTGCACGGCTGGCCCGAGAGTTCCTACTGCTGGGAGCCCCTGGTCTCGCGGCTGCCCGAAGGCTTCCGCGTCATTGCACCGGACCTGCGCGGGCTCGGCGACAGCACCCGCAGCGGCGAACCGGATGCCTACGCCAAACAAGCCCTCGCCATGGACGTGATCGACCTGCTCGATGTGCTGGGCGTCAACGAATTTCAGTTGATCGGCCACGACTGGGGCGGCGTTGTGGCGCAGGAAGTTGCAATTGCCATCCCCGAGCGGGTCCGGCGCCTGGTGATCATGAACATCACCCTGATCAACAACGCCCGCGGCAATGCCGAGGCCATTGCAGCCATCCGCCAGAAAGGCGCCCGCCACCAGTGGTACCAGCACTTCCAGCAACAGCCGGGGCTGGCGGAGGCGATGATTCCCGGGAACGAACGGGTCTGGCTGAGCACGTTTCTGCAGTGCTCGGACGGCTCCCCCTTCCCTGCCGATGCGCTCAATGAATACGTGCGCTACTACAGCCTGCCGGAGACGCCGCGCGCCGGCGCCAATTACTACCGTGCCATGGGCATTGACCAGAAACGCTGGGAGACGCTGTCAGACCACGTCTACCCGATGCCGTCGCTGTATGTCCACGGCAACCGGGATCCCGTGGTCATCGCGGCGTTCCTCAACCATGCGGAATCCTGTTTCCGGGACCTGCGCATCGAGTCGGTGGCTGCCGGGCACTTTCTCCAGGAGGAAGCACCGGACGCCGTCGCCGGCCACATCCGTGCATTCCTGGAGCCCGCGGGCGCGTAG
- a CDS encoding MFS transporter translates to MGEAVTHGTGRPPAWLMVGTGMLVTVVVLVFARLAYGLIVPPMRESLGLSYQQAGMLGTVTALGYLCLVMVAGFAAGRFGGRNTVLIGVVLVTVGFAGLSVASDYRVLLLLMALLGFGTAFGYTPLVSLLSTWFPEQRGAVIGMLNGGVGAGMLVAGMLVPLAPAVFGEAGWRVTWAAFAVGGALVLMAVMLFLRDPPVATSGAAKAAPVDRAAVFRNRHVIIIGLIYGVLGTTYIVQVVFMYSYALESGVASVVAGRLAALMGAIGIFSGLLWGWISDRIGRGTALLLSKALYLVGMLIPVLSPTLAGFAAHYVILGIAVTGVFTSVLAASTEHVGAREAPLAVSFVTVFMAAGQLAGPVGAGVVIDWTGDFRLTFALCAVLIAVGVALSWRVRSYTPEPVTSSPKC, encoded by the coding sequence ATGGGGGAGGCGGTCACACACGGCACGGGGCGTCCACCGGCCTGGCTGATGGTCGGCACGGGGATGCTGGTGACCGTGGTCGTACTGGTGTTCGCGCGCCTGGCGTACGGGCTGATCGTGCCGCCCATGCGGGAATCGCTGGGGTTGTCATACCAGCAGGCGGGCATGCTGGGTACGGTTACAGCCCTGGGCTACCTCTGCCTGGTCATGGTGGCCGGCTTCGCGGCCGGGCGTTTCGGTGGTCGTAATACGGTCCTGATCGGCGTTGTGCTGGTGACCGTGGGGTTCGCGGGGCTGAGCGTTGCCTCGGACTACCGGGTACTGCTGCTGCTCATGGCGCTGCTGGGCTTCGGCACCGCCTTCGGTTACACACCGCTGGTCTCGTTGCTGTCCACCTGGTTTCCGGAGCAGCGCGGCGCCGTGATCGGCATGCTGAACGGCGGCGTGGGTGCCGGCATGCTGGTGGCCGGGATGCTCGTGCCCCTGGCGCCCGCTGTTTTCGGCGAGGCGGGCTGGCGTGTCACCTGGGCGGCGTTCGCCGTTGGCGGCGCGCTGGTGCTGATGGCGGTGATGCTGTTCCTGCGTGATCCGCCGGTTGCCACGTCCGGCGCAGCGAAGGCGGCGCCCGTCGATCGCGCCGCCGTGTTCCGCAACCGGCACGTGATCATCATCGGTCTCATCTACGGCGTGCTGGGGACCACCTACATCGTGCAGGTGGTCTTCATGTACAGCTATGCGCTGGAGTCGGGTGTCGCCAGCGTGGTGGCCGGGCGGCTGGCGGCGCTCATGGGGGCGATCGGCATTTTCTCCGGCCTGCTGTGGGGCTGGATATCGGATCGCATCGGTCGTGGCACGGCGTTGCTGCTCTCCAAGGCACTTTACCTGGTGGGGATGCTGATCCCGGTGCTGTCGCCGACCCTGGCGGGGTTTGCCGCCCATTACGTGATTCTCGGGATCGCCGTCACTGGCGTGTTCACCTCCGTTCTGGCGGCGTCCACGGAGCATGTGGGTGCCCGGGAGGCACCCCTGGCGGTCAGCTTCGTCACGGTGTTCATGGCGGCGGGGCAGCTGGCGGGGCCGGTGGGCGCCGGCGTGGTGATCGACTGGACCGGTGACTTCCGGCTCACGTTCGCCCTGTGTGCGGTACTGATTGCCGTGGGGGTCGCGTTGAGCTGGCGGGTTCGCTCCTATACGCCCGAGCCGGTGACGTCGTCCCCGAAGTGCTAA